Proteins co-encoded in one Bradyrhizobium sp. 170 genomic window:
- a CDS encoding P1 family peptidase, giving the protein MKNLLTDIAGVHVGHAHDAAIASGVTAIIFDSPAVASIDVRGGGPGTRDDAMLKPESTVEAIDAIALSGGSALGLDAAGGIQAWLAEQGRGLRIREAVIPIVPGAICFDLLNGGNKAWGRFPPYRDLAYAAARAASSDFALGSVGAGLGATTANFKGGLGSASAQTEGGAMVGALAVVNAVGSVTVGDGPWFWAAPFETANEFGGRGLPPAFTQDMLSARLKGGPAAASSENTTLVVVVTDAILTKAQAKRLAMIAHTGMARAIYPVHATTDGDVVYAAATGKQPIDPRFGLTELGMVAANTVARAIARGVHSATALPFLGALPAWGDRFG; this is encoded by the coding sequence TTGAAAAACCTGCTCACCGATATTGCCGGCGTTCACGTCGGCCACGCCCATGACGCAGCGATCGCCTCCGGCGTCACCGCGATCATTTTCGATTCCCCTGCGGTCGCCTCGATCGACGTGCGCGGCGGCGGCCCCGGCACCCGTGATGACGCGATGCTCAAACCCGAGAGCACGGTCGAGGCGATCGACGCCATCGCGCTTTCCGGCGGCTCAGCGCTCGGACTGGATGCGGCGGGCGGCATACAGGCATGGCTTGCCGAACAGGGCCGCGGCTTGAGAATCCGCGAGGCGGTTATTCCGATCGTTCCGGGCGCGATCTGTTTCGATCTGCTCAACGGCGGCAACAAGGCATGGGGACGCTTCCCGCCTTATCGCGATCTCGCCTACGCCGCCGCGCGCGCGGCGAGCAGCGATTTCGCGCTGGGCAGCGTCGGCGCCGGCCTCGGCGCGACGACAGCCAATTTCAAGGGCGGCCTTGGCTCCGCTTCCGCGCAAACCGAAGGCGGCGCCATGGTCGGGGCGCTCGCCGTCGTCAACGCCGTCGGCAGCGTGACCGTTGGCGACGGACCATGGTTCTGGGCGGCGCCGTTCGAAACAGCCAACGAATTTGGCGGACGCGGACTGCCGCCCGCGTTCACGCAGGACATGCTGAGCGCACGCCTCAAGGGCGGCCCGGCTGCGGCGTCTTCGGAAAACACCACGCTGGTGGTCGTGGTCACGGACGCCATACTGACAAAAGCGCAGGCCAAACGGCTGGCGATGATCGCGCACACCGGCATGGCGCGCGCCATCTATCCCGTCCATGCCACGACCGATGGCGACGTTGTGTATGCCGCCGCGACCGGCAAGCAGCCGATCGATCCGCGGTTCGGCCTCACCGAACTCGGCATGGTGGCGGCCAACACCGTTGCACGCGCAATCGCACGCGGCGTCCATAGTGCGACCGCGCTACCCTTTCTGGGTGCGCTACCGGCGTGGGGCGATCGCTTCGGTTAG
- a CDS encoding EF-hand domain-containing protein: MFLALGAASSAIDALKALTSSKSSSAQSTGRSQDAKSPFDLMSSGSSASVGSGSGSGSGGGGSQISPQTMSALLDAQSQSSAGSTTASKSRSAALKDLFGQIDGDGDGKISKSEFEEALGAGGTNIAQADSVFGKLDKDGDGSVSLKELASALKGGKKPHHDAASESGGSNSDPLSQALQGASSTSVTNSDGSVTTSLTYADGSKVTMTSAAGKSSSTSAASSYNFIEQMIQRQAQQISSAATSSLSVSV, from the coding sequence ATGTTCCTTGCTTTGGGCGCCGCGTCGTCGGCGATCGATGCCCTCAAGGCGCTGACGTCGTCAAAGTCGTCGTCCGCGCAATCCACCGGCCGCAGCCAGGACGCCAAGAGCCCGTTCGATCTAATGTCCTCGGGGTCGTCGGCTTCGGTCGGCTCGGGCTCGGGTTCCGGATCCGGCGGCGGCGGTTCGCAGATATCGCCGCAGACCATGAGCGCGCTGCTCGACGCACAAAGCCAGTCCTCGGCGGGATCGACCACGGCATCCAAGAGCCGCTCCGCCGCGCTGAAAGACCTGTTCGGCCAGATCGACGGCGATGGCGACGGCAAGATCAGCAAGTCGGAATTTGAAGAGGCGCTTGGCGCCGGCGGCACCAACATCGCGCAGGCCGACAGCGTGTTCGGCAAGCTCGACAAGGACGGCGACGGCTCGGTGAGCCTCAAGGAACTGGCATCGGCGCTGAAGGGCGGCAAAAAACCTCATCATGATGCCGCCAGCGAGTCCGGCGGATCGAATTCCGATCCGCTCTCGCAGGCCCTGCAGGGCGCTTCCAGCACATCCGTCACCAACAGCGACGGTTCAGTGACGACGTCGCTCACCTATGCGGACGGATCCAAGGTAACGATGACGTCGGCTGCGGGTAAAAGCTCATCCACATCAGCGGCATCGTCCTACAATTTCATCGAGCAGATGATCCAGCGGCAGGCCCAGCAGATTTCATCGGCCGCCACTTCATCGCTCTCGGTGAGCGTCTGA
- the rpe gene encoding ribulose-phosphate 3-epimerase, translating to MSPQFASRPLVIAPSILAADFAKLGEEVRAVDAAGADWIHLDVMDGHFVPNISYGPDVIKAMRPHTKKIFDAHLMISPCDPYLEAFAKAGCDHITVHAEAGPHLHRSLQAIRALGKKAGVSLNPGTPASAIEYVIDLIDLVLVMSVNPGFGGQAFIKSALGKVSDIRAMTAGRPIDIEVDGGVAPDVAGQLAAAGANALVAGSAVFKGGTMEAYKTNISAIRHAAALARGEAV from the coding sequence ATGTCTCCGCAATTTGCGTCGCGTCCCCTCGTCATCGCACCGTCGATCCTGGCGGCGGATTTCGCCAAGCTCGGCGAAGAAGTCCGCGCCGTGGACGCGGCGGGCGCCGACTGGATCCATCTCGACGTGATGGACGGGCATTTCGTGCCCAACATTTCCTACGGGCCTGATGTGATCAAGGCGATGCGCCCGCACACCAAGAAGATCTTTGACGCGCATCTGATGATCTCGCCTTGCGACCCCTATCTGGAGGCGTTTGCAAAAGCCGGCTGCGATCACATCACCGTTCACGCCGAGGCCGGGCCGCATCTGCATCGTTCGCTGCAGGCGATCCGCGCGCTTGGCAAGAAGGCCGGCGTCTCGCTCAACCCGGGCACGCCGGCGAGTGCGATCGAATATGTCATCGACCTGATCGATCTGGTGCTGGTCATGTCGGTCAATCCCGGCTTCGGCGGCCAGGCCTTCATCAAGTCCGCGCTCGGCAAGGTCAGCGACATCAGGGCGATGACGGCAGGACGTCCGATCGACATCGAGGTCGACGGCGGGGTGGCCCCTGACGTCGCCGGACAGTTGGCCGCCGCCGGCGCGAACGCGCTGGTCGCGGGCTCCGCGGTCTTCAAGGGCGGCACGATGGAAGCCTACAAGACCAATATTTCCGCGATCCGTCACGCAGCGGCGCTGGCGCGCGGCGAAGCGGTGTGA
- a CDS encoding bifunctional serine/threonine-protein kinase/universal stress protein, which translates to MVKPLIEQGAELDGFTIGERIHQGGMATLWTVTHPGISVPLLMKVPRVAEGEDPAAIVSFEMEQMIVPRLAGPHVPGCFGTGDFDWQPYVVMERIPGKTLFSRIDELPIPYEEAWVIVGKIATALADLHRQNVIHHDIKPSSIMFRPSGECVLIDFGLSHHNQLPDLLQEEFRLPYGTAPYMAPERLLGVRDDPRSDLFSLGVLLYFFTTGERPFGESETLRGMRRRLWRDPYPPRRLKPDYPPWLQEIVLRCLEIEPVWRHPTASQLAFELAHPEQVKLTARSERLQRDPLSTVWRRRFNRGLTLPQPKSDVAAQLASGPIVVVAIDTEEASGTLNECLRRTAAQLLATLPSARLACLNVLRLGRVTIDRTLDEQGNNKHIDRMVALRHWAQSLELDESRLTVHVLEAIDPAAAILEFTRVNHVDHIVIGARQNSMLRTLLGSVSAKVAAEAACTVTVVRPPRSAVASGQGDSA; encoded by the coding sequence ATGGTGAAGCCTTTGATAGAGCAGGGCGCGGAACTCGACGGCTTCACCATCGGCGAGCGCATCCACCAGGGCGGCATGGCGACGCTGTGGACGGTGACGCATCCCGGCATCAGCGTGCCGCTGTTAATGAAGGTCCCGCGGGTTGCCGAGGGCGAGGATCCGGCAGCGATCGTCAGCTTCGAGATGGAGCAGATGATCGTGCCGCGGCTGGCGGGCCCGCACGTGCCGGGCTGTTTCGGCACCGGCGATTTCGACTGGCAGCCCTACGTCGTCATGGAGCGCATCCCCGGCAAGACGCTCTTTAGCCGGATCGACGAATTGCCGATCCCTTACGAAGAGGCGTGGGTGATCGTTGGAAAGATCGCGACCGCGCTGGCCGATCTTCACCGGCAGAACGTCATTCATCACGACATCAAGCCGTCCAGCATCATGTTCCGGCCATCAGGCGAATGCGTGCTGATCGATTTCGGCCTGTCGCATCACAACCAGTTGCCGGACCTGCTGCAGGAGGAATTCCGTCTGCCCTACGGCACCGCGCCGTACATGGCGCCGGAGCGTTTGCTCGGCGTTCGCGACGATCCGCGCAGCGATTTGTTTTCGCTGGGCGTGCTGTTGTATTTCTTCACCACCGGCGAGCGGCCGTTCGGCGAGAGCGAAACGCTGCGCGGCATGCGGCGAAGGCTTTGGCGCGATCCCTATCCGCCGCGCAGGCTTAAGCCCGATTATCCGCCATGGCTGCAGGAAATCGTGCTGCGGTGCCTCGAGATCGAGCCGGTGTGGCGTCATCCGACGGCTTCCCAACTGGCGTTCGAGCTGGCGCACCCTGAGCAGGTCAAGCTGACGGCGCGCTCGGAGCGGCTGCAGCGCGATCCGCTCTCCACGGTGTGGCGCCGCCGCTTCAATCGCGGCCTGACGCTGCCGCAGCCGAAATCCGATGTCGCGGCCCAACTGGCGTCGGGGCCGATCGTGGTCGTTGCGATCGATACCGAGGAGGCGTCGGGAACGCTCAACGAATGCCTGCGCCGGACCGCCGCGCAGCTCCTCGCGACGTTGCCGTCGGCGCGGCTCGCCTGCCTGAACGTGCTCAGGCTCGGCCGCGTCACCATCGACCGGACGCTCGACGAGCAGGGCAACAACAAGCATATCGACCGCATGGTCGCGCTGCGGCACTGGGCGCAGTCGCTGGAGTTGGATGAAAGCCGGCTCACGGTGCATGTGCTGGAGGCGATCGATCCCGCCGCCGCGATCCTGGAATTCACCAGGGTCAACCATGTCGATCACATCGTGATCGGCGCGCGGCAGAATTCGATGCTGCGTACGTTGCTCGGCAGCGTCTCGGCCAAGGTCGCGGCCGAAGCCGCCTGCACCGTGACGGTGGTGCGGCCGCCACGGTCGGCCGTGGCGTCGGGGCAGGGGGATAGCGCGTAG
- a CDS encoding metallophosphoesterase family protein — protein MRLAIFADIHANRQAFSACLDFARGRGAERIVCLGDVVGYGADPEWAVDTVMSLVDDGAIAVIGNHDHAISTPSESMNAAAQAAIEWTRGRLSAPQRRFLAELPLTRQEGDRLYVHSEASHPARWHYVRDTPDAARSIAATDAHVTFCGHIHRPALYSMSSAAKMTSFIPTSDVPVQLLGGRRWLAVLGSVGQPRDGDPAASFAMLDTTSREITYCRVPYDVEAAADRIRANGLPHWLADRLLVGK, from the coding sequence GTGCGGCTGGCCATCTTTGCCGATATCCACGCCAACCGGCAGGCGTTCAGCGCGTGTCTCGATTTCGCGCGCGGGCGCGGTGCGGAGCGGATCGTCTGCCTCGGCGATGTCGTCGGCTACGGCGCCGATCCGGAATGGGCGGTCGATACGGTGATGAGCCTGGTCGATGACGGCGCCATCGCCGTCATCGGTAACCACGATCACGCGATCAGCACCCCGTCAGAAAGCATGAACGCCGCGGCGCAGGCCGCGATCGAGTGGACGCGCGGCAGGCTCAGCGCGCCGCAGCGGCGTTTTCTGGCGGAGTTGCCGCTGACCCGGCAAGAAGGCGATCGCCTCTACGTGCATTCGGAAGCCTCGCATCCGGCGCGATGGCACTATGTACGCGATACGCCGGACGCCGCGCGCAGCATCGCGGCCACCGATGCCCATGTCACCTTCTGCGGACACATTCATCGGCCGGCGCTCTATTCGATGTCTTCGGCGGCAAAGATGACGAGCTTCATCCCGACGTCAGACGTGCCGGTACAATTGCTCGGCGGCCGGCGCTGGCTCGCCGTGCTCGGCTCGGTCGGGCAGCCGCGGGACGGTGACCCGGCGGCTTCGTTCGCGATGCTCGATACGACGTCGCGCGAGATCACCTATTGCCGCGTGCCTTACGATGTCGAGGCGGCCGCGGACCGTATCCGCGCCAACGGCCTGCCGCACTGGCTGGCCGATCGCCTGCTCGTGGGGAAATGA
- a CDS encoding TetR family transcriptional regulator, giving the protein MNEVVVLTPERILEVTEDVLRRYGLAKATVVDVARALDVSHGSVYRHFPSKASLREAVAKRWLDRLSAPLLKIAETSGPAPARLEKWLRTMFSIKHKRLGDDPEMFATYLALAREACQSVNCHKDCLVDQIALILSDGLKQGAFEVADIKVTARAIFDATSRFHHPAHAEEWNEPGAPARIDALLALVLKGLEAPRKR; this is encoded by the coding sequence ATGAACGAAGTCGTGGTTCTGACCCCCGAACGGATTCTGGAAGTAACCGAGGACGTTCTGCGCCGCTACGGGTTGGCCAAGGCCACTGTGGTGGACGTTGCACGTGCGCTCGATGTCAGCCACGGCAGCGTCTATCGCCATTTCCCCAGCAAGGCCTCGCTGCGCGAAGCGGTGGCCAAGCGCTGGCTCGACCGTCTCAGCGCGCCTCTGCTGAAGATCGCAGAAACTTCCGGCCCGGCGCCCGCTCGGCTGGAGAAGTGGCTGCGCACGATGTTTTCGATCAAGCACAAGCGGCTTGGCGACGATCCCGAAATGTTTGCGACCTACCTGGCGCTGGCCCGCGAGGCCTGCCAGTCGGTGAACTGCCACAAGGACTGCCTGGTCGATCAGATTGCCCTGATCCTGTCCGACGGCTTGAAGCAGGGCGCGTTCGAGGTCGCCGACATCAAGGTGACGGCGCGCGCGATTTTCGATGCCACAAGCCGCTTCCACCATCCGGCCCACGCCGAGGAATGGAATGAGCCGGGCGCCCCGGCACGGATCGACGCGCTGCTCGCGCTCGTGCTCAAGGGTTTGGAAGCGCCCCGCAAGCGCTGA
- a CDS encoding MotA/TolQ/ExbB proton channel family protein — MSATASAETASSGADTSERSVLLLWMIFTGLSVFAVVLLWRYGLLHLMVSSDRTYISSVIAVLYFVTCFHCFWRTRAIAREGEITRRCRAILSAPGGARGLGDARALPGGLVPDHIRNLVQKAKAQAAGRIDQTLLLRSLADRLRGSNGFGAFVSDTLMKLGLLGTIVGFIIMLAPIATLDAADKAAMKTSMGLMSDGMAVAMYTTLAGLIGSILVRIQYYMLDAATQRVFSDAVMLTETHVTPALESRPGTPS, encoded by the coding sequence ATGAGTGCCACGGCCAGCGCAGAGACAGCGTCCTCCGGCGCAGATACGTCCGAACGCAGTGTCCTCCTGTTGTGGATGATCTTCACCGGGTTGTCGGTGTTCGCCGTCGTCCTGTTGTGGCGGTATGGACTGCTCCATCTGATGGTCAGTTCCGACCGCACCTACATTTCGAGCGTCATTGCCGTCCTCTATTTCGTCACCTGCTTCCATTGCTTCTGGCGGACGCGCGCGATCGCGCGTGAGGGCGAGATCACGCGCCGTTGCCGCGCCATCCTGTCGGCGCCCGGCGGCGCGAGGGGACTTGGCGACGCGCGCGCCCTGCCGGGCGGCCTGGTGCCGGACCACATCCGCAACCTGGTACAGAAGGCCAAGGCGCAAGCCGCGGGGCGTATCGACCAGACGCTGCTGCTGCGGTCACTCGCCGACCGCTTGCGCGGCTCCAACGGGTTTGGCGCATTCGTCTCCGACACGCTGATGAAGCTCGGCCTGCTCGGCACGATCGTCGGCTTCATCATCATGCTGGCGCCGATCGCAACCCTCGATGCGGCCGACAAGGCCGCCATGAAAACATCGATGGGCCTGATGAGCGACGGCATGGCGGTGGCCATGTACACGACGCTGGCGGGCCTGATCGGCTCCATCCTCGTCCGCATCCAATACTACATGCTCGATGCCGCGACCCAGCGGGTGTTTTCCGATGCCGTCATGCTGACCGAGACCCACGTCACGCCCGCCTTGGAAAGCCGTCCTGGAACGCCGTCATGA
- a CDS encoding histidine kinase: MRLVLQLVGRLFIIVILCLGAATVWATIDAHRSVDRATAASAERISVALEALYWRELLLRGNRMREQLLPAPQWRTIETMGLISPGICVQIEPAGAFERPLCGQSKGIGQVPPHWFAAAVQKLLGDHAAVVRPISARAASAGSVSATPDPNAAIALAWQHILDNIHLALLMAVAIALLASLAIAHTLAPAQQIVAALQRMARGQYRTSLPRFRSMDLAMIGQAVGELGDRLAQAMEERAALTRRLLEIRSDERRALARDLHDEFGQNLAAILAFANTIEVASAQAQDQSRCEVAQDARMISQATHRIMACLRDTLKRLRHPPAEELGLEACLVDLVDNWRSGNATQPMIQLDLKGDLADVRGAVAATAYRMVQECLTNSLRHSSARGVVLRIERRTGAENALLVHVEDDGGGDAAKVAASTGFGLTGIRERVAALGGSLSIADANRGVSVAATIPLAA; encoded by the coding sequence ATGCGCCTCGTCCTTCAGCTTGTCGGCCGCCTGTTCATCATCGTCATCCTGTGCCTGGGCGCGGCGACCGTCTGGGCGACGATCGACGCCCATCGCAGCGTCGATCGCGCCACGGCCGCTTCCGCCGAACGCATCTCGGTCGCGCTGGAGGCGCTCTACTGGCGCGAATTGCTGTTGCGCGGCAACAGGATGCGCGAGCAACTACTGCCGGCGCCGCAATGGCGCACCATTGAAACGATGGGGCTGATCTCGCCGGGCATCTGCGTCCAGATCGAGCCCGCCGGCGCGTTCGAGCGGCCGCTCTGCGGCCAGAGCAAGGGGATCGGCCAAGTTCCGCCGCACTGGTTCGCGGCCGCCGTGCAGAAATTGCTTGGAGATCACGCCGCGGTCGTCCGGCCGATCAGCGCGCGCGCAGCGAGCGCAGGCAGTGTCTCGGCCACCCCCGATCCGAATGCCGCCATCGCGCTGGCCTGGCAGCATATCCTCGACAACATCCACCTCGCGCTGCTGATGGCGGTGGCGATCGCGCTGCTCGCATCGCTGGCGATTGCGCATACGCTGGCGCCCGCACAGCAGATCGTTGCCGCCCTGCAGCGCATGGCGCGCGGCCAATACCGAACCTCGCTGCCGCGCTTCCGGTCGATGGACCTTGCCATGATCGGACAAGCGGTTGGAGAGCTCGGCGACCGTCTTGCGCAGGCCATGGAGGAACGTGCGGCGCTGACCCGGCGTCTATTGGAAATCCGCAGCGACGAGCGGCGCGCGCTTGCCCGCGACTTGCACGACGAGTTCGGACAGAACCTGGCCGCGATCCTTGCCTTTGCCAACACGATCGAGGTCGCCAGCGCGCAGGCGCAGGACCAGAGCAGATGCGAGGTCGCCCAGGACGCGCGGATGATCTCGCAAGCCACCCATCGCATCATGGCCTGCCTCCGGGATACCCTGAAGCGATTGCGCCATCCGCCGGCCGAGGAACTCGGGCTGGAGGCCTGCCTTGTCGATCTCGTCGACAACTGGCGGTCGGGGAATGCGACGCAGCCGATGATCCAGCTCGATCTCAAGGGCGATCTCGCCGACGTCCGCGGCGCCGTCGCCGCGACCGCCTACCGGATGGTTCAGGAATGCCTGACCAACTCGCTGCGGCACAGTTCGGCGCGCGGGGTCGTGCTGCGGATCGAGCGGCGCACGGGGGCGGAAAACGCCCTGCTGGTCCATGTCGAGGACGACGGCGGCGGCGATGCGGCCAAGGTGGCAGCATCCACCGGCTTCGGGCTGACAGGCATTCGCGAGCGGGTCGCCGCCCTTGGCGGCTCGCTGTCGATAGCGGATGCCAATCGCGGGGTGAGCGTGGCCGCCACGATCCCGCTTGCCGCCTGA
- a CDS encoding response regulator transcription factor codes for MSTPQTPGISILLVDDHPVVRQGYRRVLEHQDDFQVVAEADNAADAYRAFKAHTPDVVVMDILMPGASGLEAVRNIRSRSSGARILVFSMHCEAAQVKAAFNAGANGYVTKGSAPTELIRAIRSIVRGEPAISDDIARVLAMESLSPSGSVLDQLGEREIEILRQLAAGATTEQIASNLNLSIKTVQNYHYLIKTKTGMRTDAQLVRLAVECGLASL; via the coding sequence ATGAGCACGCCGCAGACCCCAGGCATTTCGATCCTGCTCGTCGACGACCATCCCGTTGTCCGGCAAGGCTACCGGCGCGTCCTCGAACATCAGGACGATTTCCAGGTAGTGGCCGAGGCCGACAACGCAGCCGACGCCTACCGCGCCTTCAAGGCGCACACCCCCGACGTCGTGGTGATGGACATCCTGATGCCGGGCGCCAGCGGCCTCGAGGCCGTCAGGAACATCCGCTCGCGCAGTTCCGGCGCGCGCATTCTGGTCTTCAGCATGCACTGCGAGGCGGCGCAGGTGAAGGCGGCCTTCAATGCCGGGGCGAACGGCTATGTGACGAAAGGCTCCGCCCCCACCGAGCTGATCCGGGCGATCCGTTCGATTGTCCGCGGCGAGCCGGCGATCAGCGACGACATTGCCCGCGTTCTGGCGATGGAAAGCCTCTCCCCTTCGGGATCGGTGCTCGATCAGCTCGGTGAGCGGGAAATCGAGATCCTCAGGCAGCTGGCAGCCGGCGCGACCACGGAGCAGATCGCCTCAAACCTCAATCTCAGCATCAAGACCGTGCAAAACTACCATTACCTGATCAAGACCAAGACCGGCATGCGAACGGACGCGCAGCTTGTCCGCCTGGCCGTGGAGTGCGGACTGGCCAGTCTTTAG
- the purB gene encoding adenylosuccinate lyase: MIPRYTRPEMASIWEPQTRFKIWFEIEAHAADAQAEIGVIPKEAAKTIWAKARDATFDVARIDEIERETKHDVIAFLTHLAEIVGPEARFVHQGMTSSDVLDTCLNVQLTRAADLLISDVDKVLAALKKRAFEHKTTPTIGRSHGIHAEPVTFGLKLAYAYAEFSRARERLVAARKEVATCAISGAVGTFAQIDPRVEEHVAKAMGLVPEPISTQVIPRDRHAMYFATLGVIASSVERLSIEIRHLQRTEVLEAEEFFSEGQKGSSAMPHKRNPVLSENLTGLSRMVRAYAMPAMENVALWHERDISHSSAERMIGPDATVTLDFALMRLAGLIEKLLIYPANMQKNLDRLGGLVHSQRLLIALTQKGASREDAYKYVQRNAMPVWRGEGDFQTLLKKDPDVKKHLTDADIEEQFDLGYHFKHVDTIFKRVFGES; this comes from the coding sequence ATGATCCCCCGCTATACCCGCCCGGAAATGGCTTCCATCTGGGAGCCCCAGACCCGCTTCAAGATCTGGTTCGAGATCGAGGCGCATGCGGCTGATGCGCAGGCGGAAATCGGCGTCATCCCGAAGGAAGCCGCGAAGACGATCTGGGCCAAGGCCAGGGATGCGACCTTCGACGTGGCGCGGATCGACGAGATCGAGCGCGAGACCAAGCACGACGTCATCGCCTTCCTGACCCATCTGGCCGAAATCGTCGGCCCAGAGGCCCGCTTCGTCCATCAGGGCATGACCTCCTCCGACGTGCTCGACACCTGCCTCAACGTGCAGCTCACCCGCGCCGCGGACCTGTTGATATCGGACGTCGACAAGGTTCTGGCGGCGCTGAAGAAGCGTGCCTTCGAGCACAAGACGACGCCGACCATCGGCCGCTCCCACGGCATCCACGCCGAGCCGGTGACGTTCGGGCTCAAGCTCGCCTACGCCTATGCGGAATTTTCGCGCGCCCGCGAGCGCCTGGTCGCCGCTCGCAAGGAAGTCGCGACCTGTGCGATTTCGGGCGCCGTCGGCACCTTCGCGCAAATCGATCCGCGCGTCGAAGAACATGTCGCCAAGGCGATGGGACTGGTGCCGGAGCCGATCTCGACCCAGGTGATCCCGCGCGACCGTCACGCGATGTATTTTGCGACGCTTGGCGTGATCGCCTCTTCCGTCGAGCGGCTGTCGATCGAAATCCGCCATCTGCAGCGCACCGAGGTGCTGGAAGCGGAAGAATTCTTCTCCGAGGGCCAGAAGGGCTCGTCGGCGATGCCGCACAAGCGCAATCCTGTCCTGTCGGAAAATCTCACCGGGCTTTCGCGCATGGTGCGCGCCTATGCGATGCCGGCAATGGAAAACGTAGCCCTCTGGCATGAGCGCGACATCTCGCACTCCTCGGCCGAACGCATGATCGGGCCTGACGCCACCGTGACGCTCGACTTCGCGCTGATGCGCCTCGCCGGCCTGATCGAGAAGCTCTTGATCTATCCCGCCAACATGCAGAAGAACCTCGACCGCCTCGGCGGCCTCGTGCATTCGCAGCGGCTTCTGATCGCGCTGACGCAAAAGGGCGCCAGCCGCGAGGACGCCTACAAATACGTCCAGCGCAACGCCATGCCGGTCTGGCGCGGCGAAGGCGACTTCCAGACGCTGCTCAAGAAAGATCCTGACGTGAAGAAGCACCTGACCGATGCCGACATCGAGGAGCAGTTCGACCTCGGCTATCACTTCAAGCACGTCGATACGATCTTCAAGCGCGTGTTCGGCGAGAGCTGA
- the murI gene encoding glutamate racemase — protein MSAPPTILVFDSGLGGLTVLREIVRARPDAHYVYVADDAFFPYGHHGEQEIIARVVPLIGELIARHAPALVVIACNTASTLVMSHLRSAYSVPFVGTVPAIKPACASSKTKRVSVLGTKGTVKREYTRRLIDDFAQGCDVTLVGSAELASLAESALSGNDVSDADIAAELAPCFVGNGGDRTDTVVLACTHYPLLLDRLTRLARWPVDWIDPAPAIARRVADLLGSPGRESDTAGAEMIFTSQRPHTLSRALMPFFGGRVPA, from the coding sequence GTGTCAGCCCCGCCCACCATCCTCGTCTTCGACTCCGGCCTTGGCGGCCTCACGGTCCTGCGCGAGATCGTCCGCGCGCGGCCCGACGCGCACTACGTCTATGTCGCCGACGATGCGTTCTTTCCCTACGGCCATCACGGCGAGCAGGAGATCATCGCCCGCGTGGTGCCGCTGATCGGCGAGTTGATCGCGCGCCACGCCCCTGCTTTGGTGGTGATCGCCTGCAACACCGCTTCCACGCTCGTGATGTCGCATCTGCGCAGCGCCTATAGCGTGCCGTTCGTTGGCACCGTGCCTGCGATCAAGCCGGCCTGCGCCAGTTCGAAGACCAAACGCGTGTCGGTGCTCGGCACCAAGGGCACCGTCAAGCGCGAATACACCAGACGCCTGATCGACGATTTCGCGCAAGGCTGCGACGTGACGCTGGTGGGATCGGCGGAACTCGCCTCGCTCGCCGAATCCGCCCTCAGCGGCAACGACGTGAGCGATGCGGATATCGCGGCCGAGCTTGCCCCCTGCTTTGTCGGAAATGGCGGGGATCGCACCGACACCGTCGTGCTGGCCTGCACCCACTATCCGCTGCTGCTCGACCGCCTGACAAGGCTCGCGCGGTGGCCGGTCGACTGGATCGATCCGGCACCCGCCATCGCCCGGCGCGTGGCTGACCTGCTCGGGTCTCCGGGCCGCGAAAGCGATACGGCCGGCGCCGAGATGATCTTCACATCCCAGCGGCCACACACGCTGAGCCGGGCGCTGATGCCGTTTTTCGGCGGGCGCGTCCCGGCGTAG